The genomic window ACCGCATGACGACGAAGATGATGGAGAAGAAGATCGAGGACAACGAGACGGCCTCCATCGAGGAGCTCATCGAGACCTCCCTGGACATGGGCGTGGAGTTCCAGGCCTGCCAGATGACCATCGAGCTGATGGACTACGACGAGGACGACTTCTACGACGGCGTCACCACCGGCGTGGGCGCAGCCACGGCGATTCAGGACATGGCCGAGGCCGACATCCAGCTGCTGGTCTGATGGCACTGACTGCTCGAACCCCCACCGACCGCATCCTCGAGGCCCTCGCCGACGAGGCGGGCGTCGACCCGGTCGAACTGTCCCCGCCGCTCGCGGACGTCGTCGACCCCGACGCGCTCGATGCGCTGCTGGAGCGCGCCGATCCCGACGCCGAGGTCGCGGTGCACTTCGAGTATCAGGAGTACGAGGTCGTCGCCCGAGCGGACGGCGGCGTCGACGTCAGATAATTTTCGAGGCAGGCGTGCCGCACGGCGATCCGGGCTGACAGTTGCCACGCCCTCTGTGAACTCTTCGTTCGATCAGAACCGTCCGCTTCCGTCCACAGCCGAGTCCAGTCTCAGTCCCACTCGGGTGCGAGCGCCTCTGCGAGCCGGTCGACGTCTCGCGCCGTGTTGACCGCGTGGATCGACGCACGGACCGCCTCGGGCTCGGATAGCGACCGAATCACGACCCCCTCGTCCGCCAGGCGCTCGACCGTCGCCCCGGGATCGTCGACGTCGATGGTCACCAGCCCGGACTCCGGCGTGGCCGGACTGTGTAGCCGGTCCTCGGGTACGGAGTCGATCAGCCGCTCGACGAGCTCTCGAATCCGGGCCCGGACGTCGCCGACGCCGACCTCGTCGATCGCGTCGACGGCCTCCCGGAGGGCGACGTGCGGCGCGGGGCTGGCCGAGCCGACCTCGAAGCGGCGCGCGCCCGCCGCGTACTCGAAGGGATCGGCGTCGGGCGCTTCCACACTCCGGTACCCGACCGTCCGAGGTGCGAGATCCTTGGCCGCGTCGCGGTCGACGTAGAGGAACCCGCCGCCCCACAGCCCCAGTAACCACTTGTGGCCCGCCGCGGCGACGGCGTCCGCGCCCCACTCGCCGACGTCCATCGGCAGCTGGCCGGGCACCTGGACGGCGTCGACGAGCGCGAACGCGCCCGCGTCGTGGGCGATCTCGACCAGGTCGGCGACGGGCAGCCGCGTCCCGTGGGTCCAGGTCACGGCGCTGAAACAGGCGAGGTCGGCGTCGGCGACGGCCGCGGCGAAGTCGTCCTCGTCGATCCGCCCCGCCTCCGTCTCGACGACGCGGACCTCGACGCCCTCCCGCTCGAGGCGCTGCCAGGGGAGCCGTCCGGCGGGGTGTTCGAGGTCCGTCCGGACGACGACGTCGCCCGGCTCCCAGTCGAGGGCGTTCGCGACGGCGTTGATCCCGGCGGTGGTGCTCTCCGTGAGTCCGATCTCGTCGGGCCCGGCGCCGACGAAGTCGGCGACTCGCTCGCGGGCACGGTCGAACTCGTCGAAGGCCGCCGCGTAGGGGTCGCTCTCGACGGGGGACTCGTACTCGTGGGTACGGAGGAACTCGTCGGCCGCGTCGACGACGTACCGCGGGCTCGGCCCGTGCGCGCCGAAGTTCATGTAGGCGCTCTCCCGGAGCGCCGGCACGTCCGCGCGGAGTTCGAGCGGCGTCATCGACCCGTCGTCGACCGCGTCCGCGCCCGCCGGGGGCTCGCTGTGGTTCATGAGTCGAAGATACGCGCTACGACTTTTAATAATCTTGGGTGAATTGGGCAATACTATCGTCGCCGCGACCGAGTGCTGCCAGACAGTCCGCACTGCGAAAAAGCGGTGGACGTCGGCGTCGGTCAGTTGCAGCGGCGTCGGACGGGACGGCGGCCCTCAGCGCCGCCGTCCGCGCTCGCCGGCGTCCGCCGACTGGGCTCGTCCGAGAGCCGCGGCGAGTGACAGCAGGTAGCCGAGTCCGTACTGAACGTCGGGATCCCGGACCGCACGGACGAGCGCGACGGGGCCGACCTGCTCGGGGGCCTCGCGCTCGGCCTCGCCGACCCCCTCCAGCAGCGTCTCGATCCCGCCGCGCGCGTCGTCGTCCGCCGCGGTCTCGGCGAGCTCGCCCAGCGAGCCGCCGGTGGCGGCCAGCGACCGGACCATCTCGTCGTCCAGCGCGGCGGTGGCAAGCGACACCACCTCGGCGAGCTCGATCAGCTCGTCGAGGGTCCCCGTCCGCTGGAGCTCCACCAGCGATTCGAGGGCGTCCTGCAGCTCCTCGCCGTTGTCGCCGACGGCCCCGGCCAGCCCGACGGTCTCGTCGGTCGCGATCTCGTCCGCGGACTCCGCGAGCGTCGCGGTCGTGCCCGAAAGCTCCCGGACCATGTCGTCGGTCAGCGCGCTCTCGCCGAGCGCGAGCACGTCCAGCAGGTCGTTGACGCCGTCGAGCCGGCGGACGAACTCAGCGACCGCCTCCGGGTTCTCCTCGATGGCCGCCGCCAGATCGTCGTCGGCGACGGAGACTTCCTCGGACATCTCAGAGCAGCCCCCGCGCGGTCAGCCAGTAGGACTCGTTGTACGCCAGCTTCGACCAGTGGAGCTTCTCCGACGGCGGCGCCGGCGACGGCGGGTGCTCGTAGTCGAACTCGACGAACGACGCGGCGTCCATCCCCGTCTCGATGAAGCACAGCGTCTTGCCGTCGTAGGTCGCCGTGAGCGGCCGTCCGCGGACCTCGCTGGCGAGCCGCTGCCCGACGACGCCCGCCTGGTAGTGGGCGACGCTGCCGGCGTTGGGGACGCCCGTGTCGGCCGTGTCGCCGAGCGCGTAGACGTCCTCGGCGGCCTCGGCCTCCAGAGTGTGCCTGTCGACGTCGACCCAGCCGTCGCCCAGCCCGGCCTCCTCGATCAGGTCCACGCCGCTGTGGGGCGGGATGTCGACGAGGAGGTCGTAGTCGACCTCGGTCCCCTCCATCGAGGTGAGGGTCTGCGCCTCCGGATCGACTGACTCGGCGTTGAAGAACGTCTCGACCCGGATATCGCGCTCGTCCATCAGCGGGCGCGCCCACTCCGCGATGTGTGGGTTGCCGTGGACCCGCTGGATGGGATACGTGTACACGACGTCGACGTCCTCCCGGAGCCCGCGCTCGCGGAACCAGCTGTCGGCCATGAACACGAACTCCAGGGGAGCGGCCGGGCACATGTGCGGCGTCCCGACGACGCTCAGGACGAGCGTCCCCTCGGTGAACGAGAGCAGCTCCTCCCGTAGCTCCGTGGCGCCCGACTCGCTGTAGAAGTTGTGCCCGCCCTCCGCCAGGCCGGGGACCTCCTCCGGCGCGAGCGTCGATCCGGTCGCCAGCGCGAGGTAGTCGTACCCCACCGACCGCGGCGACCCCTGGAGCCGGAGCCGCTTGGCGTCGGTGTCGATCTCCGTCACGCGGTCGATCCGCAGGTCGACCCGGTCGTCGACGAGGTCGGCCAGCGGCCGGCGACCGTCCGCCGGTTTGCGCTGCCCGAAGGGCACGTACAGCCAGACCGGCTTGTACACGTGGTCCGGGTCGTCGTTGATCAGGGTGACCCGGACGTCACCGGCGTCGATCTCGGCGTCGAGCCGGTCGGCCAGGTCGTTCGCGAGGACGGTTCCCCCGGTTCCGCCGCCGACGACGACGATGTGTTCGGTCACGCTTTCTCCACGTAGAATTCGTTGTGTTCGTCGCCCTCTTCGACCGCGAGGAGGTCGTTGCCAGCCTCGTCGACCCACTCGGGGACGTCCGTCAGCGACTGGTCGTTGTCGCTCTGCAGTCGCACTACCGTCCCTGAATCGACGTCCCGCATCTTCCCGATGAGGTCCATCAGCGGACCGGGGCAGGCCGCGCCCCGCGCGTCGACGGTCTCGTCGTACTCGACGTCTGTGTCAGTCATCGTTACGGCTGTACCTCTGCGCCGGGGGACATTAGTATTGCACAGGAATTCCAAGATCCTGAAAATCGGCGTGGGGTATAGATGGTCGACGGGACGCAGGGCCGCCCGCCACTGATCGTTCGGACGGGCGTCGACCGAGCAAAACGAGTCGAGGAGTGGCCGAGCGGAGCCCTACAGTTCGAACGCGAGCCCGTAGTGGTACGGCGGCAGGTCGACCTGCCGCTCGAGGGAGAAGCCGCCCGCCGAGCGAACGGCCGTCTCGGTCTCGTCGGCCGACACGCGGAGGTCGGTCGGCGGTCCGCGTGGTTCGCCCGCGACGGTCGTCTCCTCGCGCGGGCGGTCCCGCCAGTTGACGACGACGAACCGGCCGCCCGGACGGAGCGCCGCCTCGACCTCCCGGACGAGCGCGTCCCTGTCCTCGACGCCGTGGAAGGCGTTGGCCAGCAGGACGACGTCGA from Halomicrobium salinisoli includes these protein-coding regions:
- a CDS encoding HalOD1 output domain-containing protein; translation: MALTARTPTDRILEALADEAGVDPVELSPPLADVVDPDALDALLERADPDAEVAVHFEYQEYEVVARADGGVDVR
- a CDS encoding aminotransferase class V-fold PLP-dependent enzyme, producing MTPLELRADVPALRESAYMNFGAHGPSPRYVVDAADEFLRTHEYESPVESDPYAAAFDEFDRARERVADFVGAGPDEIGLTESTTAGINAVANALDWEPGDVVVRTDLEHPAGRLPWQRLEREGVEVRVVETEAGRIDEDDFAAAVADADLACFSAVTWTHGTRLPVADLVEIAHDAGAFALVDAVQVPGQLPMDVGEWGADAVAAAGHKWLLGLWGGGFLYVDRDAAKDLAPRTVGYRSVEAPDADPFEYAAGARRFEVGSASPAPHVALREAVDAIDEVGVGDVRARIRELVERLIDSVPEDRLHSPATPESGLVTIDVDDPGATVERLADEGVVIRSLSEPEAVRASIHAVNTARDVDRLAEALAPEWD
- a CDS encoding DUF1641 domain-containing protein, producing MSEEVSVADDDLAAAIEENPEAVAEFVRRLDGVNDLLDVLALGESALTDDMVRELSGTTATLAESADEIATDETVGLAGAVGDNGEELQDALESLVELQRTGTLDELIELAEVVSLATAALDDEMVRSLAATGGSLGELAETAADDDARGGIETLLEGVGEAEREAPEQVGPVALVRAVRDPDVQYGLGYLLSLAAALGRAQSADAGERGRRR
- a CDS encoding NAD(P)/FAD-dependent oxidoreductase gives rise to the protein MTEHIVVVGGGTGGTVLANDLADRLDAEIDAGDVRVTLINDDPDHVYKPVWLYVPFGQRKPADGRRPLADLVDDRVDLRIDRVTEIDTDAKRLRLQGSPRSVGYDYLALATGSTLAPEEVPGLAEGGHNFYSESGATELREELLSFTEGTLVLSVVGTPHMCPAAPLEFVFMADSWFRERGLREDVDVVYTYPIQRVHGNPHIAEWARPLMDERDIRVETFFNAESVDPEAQTLTSMEGTEVDYDLLVDIPPHSGVDLIEEAGLGDGWVDVDRHTLEAEAAEDVYALGDTADTGVPNAGSVAHYQAGVVGQRLASEVRGRPLTATYDGKTLCFIETGMDAASFVEFDYEHPPSPAPPSEKLHWSKLAYNESYWLTARGLL
- a CDS encoding sulfurtransferase TusA family protein; this translates as MTDTDVEYDETVDARGAACPGPLMDLIGKMRDVDSGTVVRLQSDNDQSLTDVPEWVDEAGNDLLAVEEGDEHNEFYVEKA